Genomic DNA from Cucurbita pepo subsp. pepo cultivar mu-cu-16 chromosome LG13, ASM280686v2, whole genome shotgun sequence:
CATTTTTCCCACATCCCCCACTTGATCTCATCGGACGCATCATTTCACGTGAAGATTAGTCACCACAGCACACACACACAGATTAATTGAACTAAACAAACATACAATCAAATCAACCActtatctctttttttccGCCTCCTTTACGATAACGCTGGCGATTTAGCCGCCGGTGCGCTGGTTAAGCAGATCGAACGAACTCCTCGGCGTTCTCGGAAGATACACGATGGATTCCGAAACGCTGCAGGTCCGTTTGCAAGAAGAGTATAGATTCATGAATCCGAATCGGTCGCTCAGGCTTCTAGAAACCGTCTTGCCATTGCTGTCGCCCCTCCAGAGCTCGGTGGCGGCGGCAGGTTCCTTAGAGCACTCTATGAAGGCGTCGAAGAAAGGATCACGCTGCGAATATTGGCAGTTCGATTTCCTCCAATCTTGAAATCCTAAGCGCTTTGACGAGGGTTGGGTGGAGGAATTGGGAGGTAAGGGGAGGAGAGAGGTCAGAGGAGAGGCGGAATCCCGCCGGAGCCTTGCGGGAGACTGTTTCTTGGGGATTCCCGGCAAATGTTCCCAAGAGAACGGAATACTGCCGGAGAATGTTCGGACCGGagtggcggcggcggagaaCGGAGAGTTGTTGGGAAAATAGCAAGAGCCACGGgatgaagaggaggaggaggaggaggaggaggaggaggagagggaagaggaagaagaagaagagaaggaatgAGAGCGGCGGGAAGATTGAAACATCGTCTCTTTTCTCACCGAGTCTTcacattctttttttctagAGAATTTGGGAATCGGGATTGGCCTTTTGTGCACACAAAACCACTTCAAGTTTCtaagaaatttatttcttagatatatatatatatatatatatatatatatatatacacacacacaaaaatgtgaattattattatcattattatttaaggcAAGAAAAGGGGAAACCCACGGGAAGTGGAGagataaagttttcatttaataagaaaaggaTCTTTTTGTGGTCTGGAACGTGATTAAGTTTTggggtctttttttttcttccaaaaaaagcatccttttaattttaataaaataataatctcCTTTTCTCTATCTTCTTTGTCAACGCTTGTTTATGTTTTAAGTAAcatctaattcaaattaattatttttaatttaagcaTATCTCGATAGtaaaatctcaaattctcaaaattttcaatcctAAAAAAccaattacaaatttttattttcagatctaataaaaaatcttaaaaacaCATAGAGAGTGGCTCTAAATAGGTTGTTgacatgaaatgaaaaggagaTTATGAATATAGAGATGGAAGGCCTAAAAAGGAGTTGGTGTTGAGATTAGAGGACCAAACATGATTTGAAGTATAAGGATTATTGgttaaaatttccaaaattgtaaaaaagaGGAATTATTGGGGCATCTCATGTATTTGATGTCATTGAAAGAGGCATCCAATATCATAATATACCCAATTAAACACATTAAATTCCTTACTTAAAACAATCAAAGacaacaaataaaagatttggatctaataattaattctttttgcCGTATTGACATTTTTATCAATCAATTAAACTCGATGAAATGGGGGAGTAAATGGCATAATTAATAaccgagagagagagatttagCCACTAACTCATAAGCCACGTGCCACATTCATACTGGCTGGGAATCCACGGTTACCGTCTGGCCTTTAACGTTTCCTGCATTCCCGCCCAGAAAATTCTTTCAATTACTCCTTTTTTccgttaaataaaaaattaaaaaaataaaaagagagaagaaaaagggatttttcaaaatacagAGGTCAAAAGGTTTCATTGAGATTGAGAattgtcaaacaaaaaaaaaaaaaaaaaaaaaaaaaaaaaaaaaaaaaaaaaaaaaaaaaaaNNNNNNNNNNNNNNNNNNNNNNNNNNNNNNNNNNNNNNNNNNNNNNNNNNNNNNNNNNNNNNNNNNNNaaaaaaaaaaaaaaaaaaaaaaaaaaaaaaaaaagttgaagacAGGGGATCCGTATCGATCATGTGGTTAAGCCATGGTTTTCTCGCCCTAGCTTCCGGTAACAGTGCCCTTCTCTCGAGGCGCGGCTCAGCGGGTAGCCGGTCGGAAGCCACTTCTGCACTCAACGTTTAAAGGTGGGTCTGCAAATCGCGCGCTGATGGCGGCTCCGAGGAATCTGACGCCGAAAGACGAAGAGAAGGCGGAGATGGACAGTCCGGCGGCGAAGAAGCTGAAATCTGAGAGATATCCTCTCTCGCGGAGGAGACTGGCGGTGGCTCTAGGCagttttttggttttctcCGCTGCGCTCTACTGCATTTACAGTAAAATGCTGGCCTCCCACTTCAAGAACATCAAGCTGCCACGTTCCCTCACCGATCTTCGAATGCTCAAGTAGGTgattaattttataagaaagattttatttatctttccAATGGGATTGATTTCGAAAATGTTCTAATCGAATTCAATTGCTTCCTGCGCACTCATTTCATATTAACAATTCTTGCATCTTTATTCATTTCATGCTAATATCTCCCGTGGCTTACATATTACTTCATTAGAGGAGCGAGTTGAGGTTAGTCCATGGTAGCCGACTTGGTATAGACAGTGGCAGTAAATTGCTGTTTCCAGAGCCTAATCCAAGTGAGGCATTCGTTGGGACGAGGAAATTCTGGGATATTTTGTTCAAGCTTAAAGTTTTTAACCACCCGGGAATAGTTTAGAGGTTGAAGGAAAATTAGAAAGTAAATAGACTTTCGAGATGATAGTGATCCGGACCAATCTAAGATAGAGATGCCCCTAAGATTAGGAGTAGACACTCCATAAAAATCTTCCAAATCCTCTCACATGTGATCCTCTCCAATCCCAGTTTTTGATCGAGCAGTAGAGTTCATTCTTGATCTCTCTCAATTCGAAAATCCAAATCACCAACCACGACACTTCAACTTCTTTATAAAATCAATTGGGGTGTGTATAGACGAGATTCCATAGTGATGATATTAGAactaaaattagaaaagaatatATTGTATTTCGAGATTTGGAGACCTTGGAATTGTGTTTGGAGAGGTAGGTATGAATGAAGAAGTGGAGAGGAAGCTTTCAGAAATGACTAATGTTAAACTGGATAGCGACACCATAGCTTTCAGATAGGACACTGTATAACTTACGAGATATGATGTGACTGTCTGAATCCTCTGTTAGCAAACTAAGTCATAGAATTAGAGTCGATAATTAGTCTTTCTCAACTAATGCAACTGGTTTATCACCACCAACCACAACCCCTCCCCTCCTctcccaaaaataaaagaaaaaaggaaaaagaaaagctgTTATGTTTGATCCACCATAAACTCAAATACATGAGGCTTTGTTGTTGCATTTAAATATGTTGTGTTGACTTCGCCTTCTGGTTGGTTCCATTTGATGGTTTTCATTGCCATAGCAATTTAGACAATTTAGACAGCTTATGCCTATCCAAGATGCATTTtgtcttttaaatttgtgaacCAGAAATCATCTTGGAAGCTACGCCAAGGGTCATCCTGCACAGTTCATCCTGGGTTATTGTTCCACCTACATATTTATGCAAACTTTTATGATCCCTGGAACAGTTTTCTTGTCATTGTTGGCCGGAGCTCTTTTTGGAGTTGTTAAAGGCCTTGTACTAGTCGTTTTCAATGCTACGGCTGGAGCTACTACttgcttttttctttccaagtTAATTGGTAGACCTTTAGTTTGTTGGATGTGGCctgaaaaattgaaacttttccAGTCTCAGGTAAGGCCATTCCATCCTTAGTTTCCTTGACTATCTAGCACCCAACGTCAGGTGTTTTCCATTAGTCTAACCTGTGAGTATTGTGCATGTGGTTTCAGGTAGCAAAGCAAAGAGAGAAGCTGCTTAATTACATGATTTTTCTAAGGATAACACCAACGCTACCTAACATTTTCATAAACCTGGCATCGCCCATTGTCGATGTACCATTTCATGTTTTCCTTTCAGCTACGCTCATCGGTCTTGTTCCATCGTCATATATAATGGTTAGGGTAAGTTTTTTTCAGTCTCCCCGTGGTCTAGTCTAGAATATGTATTCACTAATTTACTATAGTCCATTTCTAGCAAAAGACGCATTTgtacatttaaaatttcaccTTCCACTTTCAGGTTTTGCCTCATCTTACCGGTTATTTATGCTAATGACCAAACCCGGCTGTCATCTTCATATCTATGTTCTAGTGGCTTTCtggatatttaaatatgaaaacgcTTACCATTTATCATCttcatatttatgttttagtGGTTTTCTGGATACTTAATCAAGAAAATTATTTCTGTCAATCATCTTCATATTTATGCTTTATTGGCTTTCTGAACACTAAATTACTAGAACGATTTCTCTCTTTCATAGGATTCCCTTTACTTATCACACATGAAGATTTGTTCTAACATGCacttctccttgcattttcatGCTCAACTTTTATAATTGAGTTTCTAAtcctctttctttattcaGGCCGGTCTTGCTCTAGGGGATCTCAAATCCGTCAAggatttatatgattttaaaaccttgactGTACTTTTCTTCATCGGTTCTTTGTCCGTACTTCCCATTCTTCTAAAGAGAAAGCGAACctatgaatgaaaattctgCATACAGAATTTTGTACTAATACTAGTTCTTTAAACTTAAGTTATCAGAGGATCTACCGTCTCCTGGGATGAAAGAGAGGAAATTCTAAGTCAAACTATGGCAGTGATGTGAGCTTCACAAGTTCCAAGTATCAAGGATTTCCCTCTACTCACAAGAACCCCCTAATGGGTGTTCGGTGTTTATTTACAGAATCGTCTATGGAGCTTATTCTTTTGCACTCTGATTTCTTCTAGAGCACagtattaatttttcattatttttaccCAGAAGTATTAGGAAAAGACTTGGACCAGTGGCACATCTTGTGACGCGGCATTAACATGTAAATATAGAAACTTGCATCTTGAATTCTAGATCTTTTTACAGAGTTGAGTGTTGGGTATCAACATGGAGATAATATTCAGCCTTGACAAACAACAATTCAAGTGTTGCAGTCTAAAAAACTTTAACTGAGTTTACAGAAGATGAAACTCACTCATTATGACGCCATCTTCACCCAACTTCAAGGGAGGCTACAGCATCCTCTAACGGTGCAACTCAACCTGGCTGTCTGGAATAACCTGTAGAACGCCTGGTTGTTCTGCCAAGTAAAGCAGAtaaatttgtttggttgttaTCAGCTAATGAGTGAACATCAATCTAAAACAACATCAAGGCAATTATTGCCACTACTAGACAACAATTGACACAGGACTTTCACCATCTTGAAGGCAATTATTGAAGtatatgttaaattaataaatcagATGTATTCGTTGATAAGAAGCcagatttgaattttctacTAAAGTTATAAACATATAAACCCAAAACTACAGAGAAATCTGATACTTATTAGCAGAACACTGCTAAATGGAAGATGATAACTTACTGGGGGTAACCTCTATTGATTTTGTCCTTTTTACCTACCATAACTTACAAGCTAAATGTGAACGCTACATTCACAGGTTTTAAAGAGTAATTTATATGAAGAAACTAATTGTCAAATTCTCTTTTAttgattattgaaaaaaaaaattgaaatattatttatcttGAACTATTTCGTAGCTATCAcataaataagaagaaaattgaatgaggaagaaaaaaaataattgaaagagaaatttcTGTAAATACATGGAGCATTCAATAGGGAAAGTTTCTGTAAGCACAGGAGGGACGAAGATGAAACACATGACATAAAGGAGAGAGGAAGGAAACCCAAACGTATGGAAATGAGGTGTAACTCATGGGTGGGCATGGGTGTGGGTTTTGGAAGCCTAAATCCAAACATGGGATGTACTTGGGATGCCCTTTGCTACGGAAAGTACAAACAATGATACAACGATGAATGCAGAAGATGCAAGCTACACAAAGCTTGAGTCATCCTTTGATCTATCTTACTAAAACACATGATGTGAgttgtgaagaagatgaatccCTAGACATCAACCTCGATCCAATTTAAACAATCGATTTCGTATACTACTCAATCGATCCACTGAAAACGATGAAGGAAGTACAATCAGTAGCAACAGTCTCCTATGTTTATAACTTAATTATCTAATCAAGAACGCGACTACTGAAGCTAGACTTACGGGAAACTCGAGAAACCTGGTCGGGAGTGAGCTTTGCAGAGAATCCACTAACAGCCGTTTTGTAACTGTAAATAAGCGCATCCTTCGCAGCTTCCTCACTGCAAACGCAAACGAGCTAGCATTTGTCCGATTAACTTCTTTTGCATTTCGAAAACATGAACTGAAACTAATGAGAAGAGCACAGAGAAACAAGCGACGAACCTGCCGAGAGCAGAGGCTAGGGTTCGGATATGGAAATCCTTGGGGTCCTCATCCCGAGGACTTTCGGTGTACACGATGTGAACTGCAGGCCGTGAAGACGCTGCCGACGAAGCGATGGAAACGGTTGAAGAAGTTTCATCGGTCTCAGCCATGGCGGAGGATATGGAAATGGTAAAGAAAGACACGAAGAGGAACAATAAGGCCCTTGCCGCTGGTAACTTACTCCGCCATGCGTCCTTCATTCTTGTTTAATACGATCCTCTCGGTTCAAACAGTACTCACAGGCAAGATACACTTCACAATAGGTCCCACTTCAGGGATTACTGAAACGAATTTGACGCCAAATTtatggttttttaaaattaaattattggagttttaaacttttaattttatatttattaattctgtcattagattaaatttataattttaaaatttaaattccaaaGTTTGCGAGACTAAAACAACTAATGTCctatgtttaaaatatatatatatatatatattatttcaaaagttaATATTAATCATGAATTTGAAGTAAAAAGCCTCACCGACATAA
This window encodes:
- the LOC111808339 gene encoding subtilisin-like protease SBT3.4, coding for MKDAWRSKLPAARALLFLFVSFFTISISSAMAETDETSSTVSIASSAASSRPAVHIVYTESPRDEDPKDFHIRTLASALGSEEAAKDALIYSYKTAVSGFSAKLTPDQVSRVSQQPGVLQVIPDSQVELHR
- the LOC111808338 gene encoding uncharacterized membrane protein At4g09580-like; this encodes MAAPRNLTPKDEEKAEMDSPAAKKLKSERYPLSRRRLAVALGSFLVFSAALYCIYSKMLASHFKNIKLPRSLTDLRMLKNHLGSYAKGHPAQFILGYCSTYIFMQTFMIPGTVFLSLLAGALFGVVKGLVLVVFNATAGATTCFFLSKLIGRPLVCWMWPEKLKLFQSQVAKQREKLLNYMIFLRITPTLPNIFINLASPIVDVPFHVFLSATLIGLVPSSYIMVRAGLALGDLKSVKDLYDFKTLTVLFFIGSLSVLPILLKRKRTYE
- the LOC111808189 gene encoding putative protein TPRXL, encoding MFQSSRRSHSFSSSSSSSLSSSSSSSSSSSSSRGSCYFPNNSPFSAAATPVRTFSGSIPFSWEHLPGIPKKQSPARLRRDSASPLTSLLPLPPNSSTQPSSKRLGFQDWRKSNCQYSQRDPFFDAFIECSKEPAAATELWRGDSNGKTVSRSLSDRFGFMNLYSSCKRTCSVSESIVYLPRTPRSSFDLLNQRTGG